Proteins encoded within one genomic window of Anaerohalosphaeraceae bacterium:
- a CDS encoding beta-galactosidase codes for MASSFSIRQRPSRTAVLYLVCFSLPFFPVRGSAQSSSVNPAALTGPYSVQKDENGKYWFVDSAGRRFLSLGINNINAEPFRPRPNTQYYNPVPTLFKGDFNAWKQEVLQLLRDHGFTTIGAWSDGRLYDGPIPGTICLYVAAHGSDRCLDALRPDFEKRVLQNIQTVLDRYPHRNNLLGVFLDNEMPWYGHAPWGEIPNSTLLEAALALPKEDAAHQAAVKFLRQRYSSADNLAKAWGKPLDSWDNLTADYARSCLSPAAHQDRQAFIGYAADAFFRISTQIVRQMMPGVLILGTRFAAYAPQPAVETCGRYCDVISFNDYRAAPAADPDMIARYWIWGGQKPLLITEYSWRAEENTSGNPNTGGAGAVVKTQAQRAENYQKYVEDLLSYPIVIGAHWFEFADQSPQGRFDGENSNYGIVDIYHRRYTELLAAMKQTNTRIAEIHAKSPKTAPTEFPKPKKVRLEIAQRPERPPFINLLHAEPLKKPELFQAPDASIQLEILAQNQGVQILLQTGRDWGCGLLLFGPKEAKRTQGPDFASDLDGYSAVELDTEIPQALAFQCFIDEAGVDRPDAASYDTCAGDDAESFIFPLTHGSGTRKIYRLNLTELEPRTAWGNQKGAGRVDLFALKGIGLYFPGSQGSHTVKLYALKLVR; via the coding sequence ATGGCCTCATCCTTCTCAATCCGCCAAAGACCGTCCCGAACGGCTGTATTGTACCTGGTCTGTTTTTCTTTGCCGTTTTTCCCTGTCCGCGGATCGGCTCAATCCTCATCGGTCAATCCCGCGGCTCTGACAGGCCCTTACTCCGTTCAGAAAGATGAAAACGGAAAATACTGGTTCGTCGATTCCGCAGGCCGACGATTCCTTTCTCTCGGCATCAACAACATCAACGCTGAGCCCTTCCGTCCACGCCCGAACACCCAGTATTACAACCCCGTCCCGACCCTTTTTAAAGGGGATTTTAACGCCTGGAAGCAGGAGGTTCTGCAGCTGCTCCGGGACCATGGGTTTACCACCATCGGCGCCTGGTCCGACGGACGCCTGTACGACGGCCCCATCCCGGGCACCATCTGCCTATATGTAGCCGCTCACGGCTCCGACCGCTGTCTGGACGCTCTTCGTCCGGACTTTGAGAAACGCGTCCTCCAAAACATCCAAACCGTCCTCGACCGATACCCTCACAGAAACAATCTGCTCGGGGTCTTTCTGGATAACGAAATGCCCTGGTACGGTCATGCTCCCTGGGGCGAAATCCCCAATTCAACGCTTTTGGAGGCTGCCCTTGCCCTTCCCAAAGAAGATGCCGCGCATCAGGCCGCCGTCAAATTTCTCCGGCAGCGATACAGTTCTGCAGACAATCTCGCCAAGGCCTGGGGCAAGCCGCTCGACTCCTGGGACAACCTGACCGCCGACTATGCCCGCTCCTGCCTGAGTCCGGCGGCCCATCAGGACCGACAGGCCTTCATCGGTTATGCCGCCGACGCTTTCTTTCGCATCTCCACCCAAATCGTTCGCCAAATGATGCCCGGTGTGCTCATTTTAGGCACCCGTTTTGCCGCTTATGCTCCTCAGCCGGCCGTCGAGACCTGCGGACGGTATTGCGATGTTATCTCTTTCAATGATTATCGCGCTGCCCCTGCCGCTGATCCGGATATGATTGCCCGCTACTGGATTTGGGGCGGACAGAAACCTCTGCTTATCACGGAATATTCCTGGCGTGCCGAAGAAAACACCAGCGGCAACCCCAATACCGGCGGTGCCGGCGCCGTCGTGAAAACACAGGCCCAGCGTGCTGAAAACTATCAAAAATATGTCGAAGACCTTTTGTCTTACCCTATCGTGATTGGGGCTCATTGGTTCGAATTTGCCGACCAGTCTCCCCAGGGCCGGTTTGACGGCGAAAACTCCAATTACGGCATTGTAGATATTTACCATCGCCGATACACAGAATTGCTGGCCGCAATGAAGCAAACCAATACACGAATCGCAGAAATCCACGCCAAGTCTCCAAAAACAGCTCCGACCGAATTTCCCAAACCCAAAAAAGTGCGCCTCGAAATCGCCCAGCGTCCCGAACGCCCGCCCTTCATTAACCTGCTCCACGCCGAACCGCTCAAAAAGCCCGAACTTTTCCAGGCACCGGACGCCTCCATCCAGCTCGAGATCCTTGCTCAAAATCAAGGCGTCCAAATCCTGCTGCAAACCGGACGCGACTGGGGCTGCGGCCTGCTCCTGTTCGGCCCCAAAGAAGCCAAAAGGACTCAAGGACCCGATTTTGCCTCTGATTTGGACGGCTACAGTGCTGTCGAACTCGATACTGAAATCCCGCAAGCCCTTGCTTTTCAATGCTTTATCGACGAGGCGGGAGTCGATCGCCCTGACGCTGCCTCCTATGACACCTGCGCCGGCGACGATGCCGAAAGTTTCATTTTCCCACTCACTCACGGCAGCGGAACCCGAAAAATCTACCGGCTGAACCTGACGGAACTGGAACCCAGAACCGCCTGGGGCAATCAGAAAGGGGCCGGCCGTGTGGACCTGTTCGCCCTCAAAGGCATTGGCCTGTACTTCCCCGGCAGTCAGGGAAGCCACACGGTCAAACTTTATGCCCTCAAACTCGTCCGATAA
- a CDS encoding LacI family DNA-binding transcriptional regulator, with protein MKSTAPSLSDVAAQAGVSKSTVSRILNNRLGNGFSVKEEVRQRVLEIARKLNYRPNLIAKSLTMRSTKMIHIIGGNHALSQLGNIYQTVVNHITEVIDSQGQGFDVTVDMSKHGPDESEMPAWKIDGAVILARCTEPTMDEILQLGIPYVVINGPAPTGGTSVVPDDVQGTRLALKHLTELGHRKIAYTPPPRKYMMVGHSSIADRQETYIAQMKKNGLEPIISPHDVLDDTEKLLRDLVFERKATAILAYGHMEALNLLQAAHSLEIPVPERLSVMCFCDHYANRIMSPGLTFIDLGSAQMGTLAAQLLLEQITQPEKQKPKRVVLDETLCVRSTTAPPPSN; from the coding sequence ATGAAATCGACGGCTCCAAGCTTGAGTGACGTAGCCGCCCAGGCGGGCGTCAGCAAATCCACCGTCAGCCGCATCCTAAACAACCGGCTCGGAAACGGCTTCTCGGTCAAAGAGGAAGTGCGTCAGCGCGTCCTCGAAATCGCCCGCAAGCTGAACTACCGCCCCAACCTCATCGCCAAGAGTCTGACGATGCGGTCCACCAAGATGATTCACATCATCGGCGGCAATCACGCCCTCAGCCAGCTCGGAAACATCTATCAGACCGTCGTCAACCATATCACTGAAGTCATCGATTCCCAGGGGCAGGGATTTGACGTCACCGTCGATATGTCCAAACACGGACCGGATGAAAGCGAAATGCCCGCATGGAAAATCGATGGAGCCGTCATCCTCGCCCGCTGCACCGAACCGACCATGGACGAAATCCTTCAATTGGGCATCCCCTATGTCGTCATTAACGGCCCCGCCCCGACCGGCGGAACCTCCGTCGTCCCCGATGATGTCCAGGGAACTCGCCTGGCCCTCAAACATTTGACAGAACTGGGCCATCGCAAAATCGCCTATACGCCCCCGCCCCGAAAATATATGATGGTCGGCCATTCGAGCATTGCAGACCGGCAGGAAACCTATATTGCCCAGATGAAGAAAAACGGCCTTGAACCCATAATCAGCCCCCACGATGTGCTCGACGATACTGAAAAACTGCTCCGGGATTTGGTGTTCGAAAGAAAAGCGACCGCCATCCTGGCTTATGGACATATGGAAGCTCTCAACCTTCTGCAGGCTGCTCACTCCCTCGAAATCCCTGTCCCCGAACGGCTCAGCGTGATGTGCTTCTGCGACCATTACGCCAACAGGATTATGAGCCCGGGGCTGACCTTTATTGACCTCGGTTCCGCTCAAATGGGAACCCTCGCCGCCCAACTGCTCCTTGAACAAATCACGCAGCCCGAAAAGCAAAAACCCAAACGGGTGGTCCTCGACGAAACGCTCTGCGTTCGAAGCACAACCGCACCGCCTCCTTCGAATTGA
- a CDS encoding glycoside hydrolase family 16 protein, giving the protein MLRTASIIWFLTFASFLYGQNLLVNGNFESGLVKGHFANGYPDNWQGWGTNGWHHSDVGYRKDNYGIAIWDNDTGLSQSVPVTAGMQLQVSGEMIYHTTEVLVNKRALIKIEFWNGPAPSGTKISETVVGTLMPSHTAGVWYTFAQTLTVPASANLARILCYTVSTGSPSTGKAYWDNLSIEDGQVINDPDYNLDQIINLLDFAPLASAWLNESASYNLSSQNQLTLEDLDVFCSRWLDTPPQYPGYRFVWSDEFEGPSIDTANWTWEIGAGGWGNNELQYYTDHPDNSYIENGCLVIAARKNHLGKEYTSARLKTQNKRSFCKGRMEARIKLPAGGKGIWPAFWMLGNTISTIGWPGCGEIDIMEAVNFLSRIYGTLHYGSSNPYIHDSNGGSYSPAQSPTQDFHIYAIEWDTNQIRWYYDSINYYTTSNWWSSDPYPAPFNQPFFFIVNIAVGGNWPGYPDSTTPFPQLMYIDYIRVYEKIN; this is encoded by the coding sequence ATGCTGCGAACCGCCTCAATCATCTGGTTTTTGACTTTCGCCTCTTTTCTCTATGGGCAAAACCTGCTGGTCAACGGCAATTTTGAATCCGGACTCGTCAAAGGCCACTTCGCCAACGGATACCCCGACAATTGGCAGGGCTGGGGCACCAACGGCTGGCATCATTCCGATGTCGGCTACCGCAAAGACAATTACGGCATCGCAATTTGGGACAACGACACCGGCCTGTCTCAGTCCGTTCCCGTGACTGCCGGCATGCAGCTCCAGGTTTCCGGTGAGATGATTTACCACACCACCGAAGTCCTCGTAAACAAACGGGCCCTGATAAAAATCGAGTTCTGGAACGGCCCCGCCCCCTCCGGCACCAAAATCTCCGAAACCGTTGTCGGCACGCTGATGCCCTCTCACACCGCAGGCGTCTGGTACACATTCGCTCAGACCCTCACCGTCCCCGCTTCAGCCAACTTGGCCAGAATCCTCTGCTATACCGTCTCCACCGGCTCTCCCTCTACCGGCAAGGCCTACTGGGACAACCTGTCTATCGAAGACGGCCAGGTCATCAATGACCCCGATTACAACCTCGACCAAATCATCAACCTGCTCGATTTCGCCCCGCTCGCCTCCGCCTGGCTCAATGAATCGGCTTCTTACAACCTCAGCAGTCAAAACCAGCTCACCCTCGAAGACCTCGACGTCTTCTGCTCCCGCTGGCTGGATACACCGCCCCAATACCCCGGCTATCGGTTTGTCTGGTCGGATGAATTCGAAGGTCCCTCCATCGACACCGCCAACTGGACCTGGGAAATCGGCGCCGGCGGCTGGGGCAACAACGAACTGCAGTACTACACCGACCACCCCGACAATTCTTATATCGAAAACGGCTGTCTGGTTATCGCCGCCCGCAAAAATCACCTCGGAAAAGAGTACACCTCCGCCCGGCTCAAAACCCAAAACAAACGGTCCTTCTGCAAAGGCAGAATGGAAGCCCGCATCAAGCTGCCCGCCGGCGGAAAAGGAATCTGGCCCGCCTTCTGGATGCTCGGAAACACTATCTCCACCATCGGCTGGCCCGGATGCGGCGAAATCGACATTATGGAGGCCGTTAATTTCCTCTCCAGAATCTACGGAACCCTCCATTACGGCAGCAGCAATCCTTACATTCACGACTCCAACGGCGGCTCCTACAGTCCCGCCCAAAGCCCCACGCAGGATTTCCACATCTATGCAATCGAATGGGACACCAATCAAATCCGCTGGTACTACGACAGCATCAATTACTACACCACCTCCAACTGGTGGTCCAGCGACCCTTATCCGGCCCCCTTCAATCAGCCGTTCTTCTTCATTGTCAACATCGCCGTCGGCGGCAACTGGCCCGGATACCCGGACAGCACCACGCCATTCCCCCAGCTGATGTACATCGACTACATCCGGGTTTACGAAAAAATCAACTGA
- a CDS encoding endonuclease/exonuclease/phosphatase family protein, with protein MRKWIIFLWLFAAVLPAGTTMIRTATFNCSLTRSKAGGLIEDLRGGQNPQGKAVAEILQRVRPDVVLLNEFDWDAEGRGIGIFQKEYLEISQSGQEPLVYPFVFTGPVNTGLASGIDLDGDGRTDGPEDAFGYGRFEGQYGMVLLSRFPIRKETVRTFQTFLWKDMPGALLPKKPGAEKELWYSPEALERLRLSSKSHWDVPVEVHGRVIHFLASHPTPPVFDGAEDRNGRRNHDEIRFWADYLTKDKSGYIYDDAGRRGGLEEGALFVILGDLNADPLDGDGLHEGILSLLNHPRVQDVRPASKGAAEAARLDGGVNERHKGPAELDTYQSSPGRQPGNLRLDYVLPCREWKVIKAEVFWPERAEPLARLTAGPPYVSSDHRLVWADLELP; from the coding sequence ATGCGAAAATGGATTATTTTCCTGTGGCTGTTTGCGGCGGTGCTTCCGGCAGGGACAACGATGATTCGGACGGCAACCTTTAATTGTTCACTGACCCGTTCCAAAGCGGGCGGGCTAATCGAGGATTTGCGCGGGGGGCAAAATCCGCAGGGTAAAGCCGTAGCGGAGATTCTTCAGCGGGTGCGGCCGGATGTGGTGCTGCTGAACGAGTTCGACTGGGACGCCGAAGGAAGGGGCATCGGGATTTTTCAAAAGGAATATCTGGAGATTTCCCAGAGCGGGCAGGAGCCGCTGGTCTATCCGTTTGTGTTTACGGGGCCGGTGAATACGGGGCTGGCCAGCGGAATTGATTTGGACGGAGACGGGCGGACGGACGGGCCGGAGGACGCCTTCGGGTACGGCCGCTTTGAAGGGCAGTACGGGATGGTGCTCCTGTCGCGGTTTCCGATACGGAAGGAGACCGTAAGGACGTTTCAAACGTTTTTGTGGAAGGATATGCCGGGGGCGCTGCTGCCGAAAAAGCCCGGAGCGGAGAAAGAGTTGTGGTATTCCCCGGAGGCCCTCGAGCGGCTGCGGCTGTCGTCCAAAAGCCATTGGGATGTGCCGGTGGAGGTACACGGCCGGGTGATTCATTTTTTGGCGTCGCATCCGACGCCGCCGGTGTTTGACGGGGCGGAGGACCGCAACGGGCGGAGAAATCATGATGAGATTCGCTTTTGGGCGGATTATTTGACAAAGGACAAAAGCGGGTATATTTATGATGATGCGGGCCGGCGGGGAGGACTGGAAGAAGGGGCACTCTTTGTAATTTTGGGGGATTTGAATGCCGACCCGCTGGATGGGGACGGGCTGCACGAGGGGATTTTGTCGCTGCTGAATCACCCGCGCGTGCAGGATGTGCGGCCTGCCTCGAAGGGCGCGGCGGAGGCGGCCCGGCTGGATGGAGGAGTGAATGAGCGGCATAAAGGGCCGGCGGAATTGGATACGTATCAGTCGTCGCCCGGGCGGCAGCCGGGAAATCTGCGGCTGGATTATGTTTTGCCTTGCAGGGAATGGAAGGTTATCAAGGCGGAGGTCTTCTGGCCGGAGCGGGCGGAGCCGCTGGCAAGACTGACTGCAGGACCGCCGTATGTGAGTTCGGACCATCGGCTGGTTTGGGCGGATTTGGAACTGCCGTAA